In Desulfobaccales bacterium, a genomic segment contains:
- a CDS encoding DUF4019 domain-containing protein, whose translation MSGAFGADPLAVAQNWLTIVDKGEYAESWNEAAEYFKTAVPEGKWVQMVQAVRYPLGKIISRKIKSTTYTASLPGCPDGQYVVIQIDSSFEHKKSAIETVTPMMDKDGNWRVAGYYIN comes from the coding sequence GTGAGTGGCGCTTTCGGGGCAGATCCCCTGGCTGTTGCACAAAACTGGCTTACCATAGTCGACAAAGGGGAATATGCAGAAAGTTGGAACGAGGCGGCTGAATATTTTAAGACAGCGGTCCCGGAAGGGAAATGGGTGCAGATGGTGCAGGCTGTACGATACCCACTTGGTAAAATAATTTCGAGAAAAATTAAGAGTACGACTTATACGGCCTCTTTACCCGGTTGTCCCGATGGTCAATATGTTGTCATACAGATTGATTCATCCTTCGAACACAAAAAATCAGCAATTGAGACTGTCACCCCAATGATGGACAAGGATGGCAATTGGCGAGTGGCAGGATATTACATCAATTAG
- the bamE gene encoding outer membrane protein assembly factor BamE, translated as MMKFANVRHVGIILMVIAVALLLGGLLFGCMMPAQHQQELWSTEERETTIGIKGRKEIRIGMSQADVASTLGSPNIVKNDGAGKETWIYDKIATSLYYENDRAGLPGSAVILYGVGGGHSESVKTFTLIIKFDDRKKAESFSYRLSKS; from the coding sequence ATGATGAAATTTGCGAATGTACGCCATGTAGGGATAATTTTGATGGTTATTGCGGTTGCGCTCCTCTTGGGGGGACTATTGTTCGGTTGCATGATGCCAGCACAACATCAGCAAGAACTATGGTCTACCGAAGAAAGGGAAACGACCATAGGAATAAAGGGACGAAAAGAGATTCGCATTGGCATGTCGCAGGCAGACGTGGCTTCTACATTAGGATCACCAAATATAGTTAAAAACGATGGGGCGGGCAAGGAAACTTGGATTTATGATAAAATTGCCACCTCTCTTTATTATGAGAATGACAGGGCAGGTCTTCCTGGAAGCGCGGTGATTCTTTATGGCGTGGGGGGAGGACATTCCGAATCAGTTAAAACATTTACGTTGATTATTAAATTTGATGACAGGAAAAAGGCCGAATCTTTTTCTTACCGGTTAAGTAAATCTTAG
- a CDS encoding ankyrin repeat domain-containing protein, producing the protein MGFSFKHPCHNCRSIFSLSYKARMLAALMAVMALWATAAMAGMNDDLIKAATLGNLPEVKSFIAKGAEVNAKTDKGETALMGASLNGHREIVEALLAKGAEVNAKRTDGLTALMAASFDGHREIVQTLLAKGAEVNAKAINGATALMIASERGQREIVQMLLAKGAEVNAKGNDGKTPLMGASAHGHREIVQALLAKGAEVNAKTTKGGTALIYASQKGHREIRDLLIKAGAK; encoded by the coding sequence ATGGGTTTTTCATTTAAGCATCCATGCCACAACTGTCGATCTATTTTCAGCTTAAGCTATAAAGCGAGAATGTTGGCAGCGTTGATGGCGGTCATGGCGCTGTGGGCGACCGCGGCCATGGCTGGAATGAATGATGATTTGATCAAAGCAGCAACGCTCGGCAATCTGCCCGAGGTCAAAAGCTTCATCGCCAAGGGGGCGGAGGTCAATGCCAAAACGGATAAAGGCGAAACCGCATTAATGGGAGCCTCATTGAATGGCCATCGCGAGATCGTGGAAGCGTTGCTTGCCAAGGGGGCGGAGGTCAATGCCAAGAGAACTGACGGGTTAACTGCGTTGATGGCAGCCTCATTCGATGGTCATCGCGAGATCGTGCAGACGTTGCTTGCCAAGGGAGCGGAGGTCAATGCCAAGGCGATTAACGGCGCGACCGCATTAATGATAGCCTCCGAAAGGGGCCAGCGAGAGATCGTGCAGATGTTGCTTGCCAAGGGGGCGGAGGTCAATGCCAAGGGAAATGACGGTAAAACTCCGTTGATGGGAGCCTCCGCGCACGGCCATCGCGAGATCGTACAGGCGCTGCTCGCCAAGGGGGCGGAGGTCAATGCCAAGACGACTAAGGGTGGAACCGCATTGATTTATGCCTCCCAGAAAGGCCACCGCGAGATAAGAGATCTGCTTATTAAGGCGGGAGCTAAATAA
- a CDS encoding MucR family transcriptional regulator, with translation MPSEVLKLTTEIVISHVSMTELTTEQLIGEIREVYNVLSSLEGGESLEEPVSKKAEEAAGVQKPSIPLKDIVKAKYVVCLECGKKLKTLKTHLRKAHGLTAKEYYQRFDLDPKKFPLVCKDYSAARSQMAKDRNFGKVGGMKKSA, from the coding sequence ATGCCCAGCGAAGTTCTCAAACTAACAACTGAAATTGTCATTTCCCACGTTTCCATGACTGAACTTACAACCGAGCAATTGATTGGCGAGATCAGAGAGGTCTACAATGTCCTCTCTTCGTTGGAAGGTGGGGAAAGTTTAGAGGAACCGGTTTCTAAAAAAGCTGAAGAAGCGGCCGGTGTACAAAAACCATCAATTCCCTTGAAAGATATCGTAAAGGCCAAATATGTGGTTTGTTTGGAATGTGGGAAGAAATTGAAGACCTTGAAGACCCATTTGCGCAAGGCTCATGGGTTAACTGCTAAAGAGTATTATCAGCGGTTTGACCTGGACCCAAAGAAATTTCCATTGGTTTGTAAAGATTATTCTGCGGCCCGGAGTCAGATGGCGAAAGATCGAAATTTTGGAAAAGTGGGTGGGATGAAGAAGTCGGCATAA